In the Hordeum vulgare subsp. vulgare chromosome 7H, MorexV3_pseudomolecules_assembly, whole genome shotgun sequence genome, one interval contains:
- the LOC123409439 gene encoding uncharacterized protein LOC123409439, translating into MVHLVMHLATEAKVGGPVCYRSMWFVERYIGKLKSNVRNRAHPEGSIGEAFLADECMTFCSRYIIGFETKHNLASRNEDDEEWVGNHDIAHGSRLFPHSGNPLGRPRNYVLSSVAKVQAHRYVLFNCSDVNSYLRAHADEITNGRNLNLDVVERIQNDKFHEWFQAHDVTYYGRVIDIVELNYSGQFSVVLFRCEWVNVF; encoded by the exons ATGGTGCATTTGGTTATGCATCTAGCAACAGAGGCAAAAGTAGGTGGCCCAGTGTGCTACCGTTCGATGTGGTTTGTGGAAAG GTATATAGGTAAGTTGAAGTCGAATGTCCGTAACAGAGCTCATCCTGAAGGATCTATCGGCGAAGCATTTTTGGCAGATGAGTGCATGACATTTTGTTCAAGATATATTATCGGTTTTGAGACTAAGCATAACTTGGCTTCGAGGAACGAAGATGACGAGGAGTGGGTTGGGAATCATGATATTGCACATGGATCAAGATTATTTCCTCATTCTGGCAATCCACTTGGAAGGCCTAGGAATTATGTTCTGAGCAGTGTGGCTAAAGTACAGGCACATAGATATGTCTTGTTCAATTGCTCCGATGTGAACTCATACCTTAG AGCTCATGCTGATGAGATAACTAATGGACGCAATTTAAACCTTGATGTTGTTGAGAGGATTCAAAACGATAAGTTCCACGAATGGTTCCAAGCTCAT GATGTGACGTACTATGGGAGGGTAATTGATATTGTCGAGCTAAATTACTCTGGACAGTTTTCAGTGGTGTTGTTTAGATGTGAATGGGTTAATGTGTTCTGA